The Tolypothrix sp. PCC 7712 region TAGCGCAAGTTGGTTTTAAGGCTGATGTAAAATTTACAGAGCATTATTTTACCTATGCTCATGCTACGAAGTTTTATAGTTAATTCTTGAGAATATTAAGCTGACAAGACGTGATGTCTAAAAATCTCCAAAGATATCCAGGACTTACGCAACTAGCACAGCGATTCTCTCAAATAAGAGTTGCAACAGACGCGATCAATCGCGTCTGTACAAATGTCAAGAGTCAAAAATTTAGGTTTTTTGGACTCTTGACATTTGAACGCCAGTTCACTCAACGGAGGGAATCTCCGCACGTGACTGGCTCCCCTAGACAAACCTAAACGGAAAAAATATGACATTTGCGTAAGTCCTAAATAAATTATTCCGTTTAAGTCGTTGACTGTTAACTGTAAACCGTCAACAGTCAACAATAGCCATGAAATATAGCTGATTATTTTTGAGCCGCACCAACTGCGGTAGGTTCACCTAGCACTTTGCTAAATCTTTCGATGTAGAAGCTAACAGGATTTTCTACTGCGCGAATGGATTCGCGATCGCGCAGTGTGTTCCACCATTGTTGGATACGTGGTGTTTCTGCTGGTAAGCTAAATTTGCGGAAGTGTTCGAGAATGGGTAAGCGTTCAAACCAAGGATAGAAGCTGATATCAACTAAACTTACTTTGTCTCCTAACCAGTAAGGGCCATTACCAGACAGTTTTCCTAATCCTTCTTGCTCAATATATAACAGGGATTCGATAAACTCTCTGCGTCCTTGTTCTTGTTCGGTGCTATCTTTACCGCGTAGGAATTTGTTAAACGCAGGAACAAAGCGGGTATTAGCATAGTCAATCCAAATCCGGGCGATCGCTTTTGCTCCTGGTTCGCTGGGTAATAAAGCAGGCTCAGGAAAAACTTCTTCTAGATATTCATCGATGATGGCAGACTCATAGATATTGATATCGCCATGTGCGATCGCAGGGACTTTACCATAGCGCGAAATCTGCGTATAGCCTTCAGGCTTATTTTGCAAGTCTATTTCAATCGGTTTGACATACTCCCCAGCCTGAAGGCATGGGGATTCTAGCTTCAGACAGCGATTGCTGGCGTAGCCAGTCTGACATCACCTAAGCCAACAGTCGATGCCCCGACTGCACAAATATTGCGACTAGCGTTTTCGTCTCTTCCATTAACTGACTGACAGGAAGGACAACGCCACTCTCTAACTGACAAATCAAGACTTTCTAGAATATGTTTACAATTAGAGCATGTCTTGCTACTTGGATACCACTGGTCGATAAAGACAACCAGTTTATTCTTCTTCTTGGCAACCCATTCTAGGATTTGCAGAAACTCACCAAACGCTAAGTCTGATATTTGCCTGCCCCAAAGACGTTGCATTCCTTTGAGATTTAAAGTCTCAAAACAGAGAATATCGAACCTATCTGTTAGCTCATGAGCTAATTTCCAGAACCAATCACGCCGACGGTTGGAAATATCTTCATGCTTGCGTACTAAATTCTTTCTGGCTCGTTCTCTGTTAGATGAGCCTTTTAGCTTTTTGGAATGCCGCGAACTTGCTTTTTTAATGGCGCTTAGGGATTGCTTGAAAAATTGGGGCGATTCAATTTTAGTGCCGTCTGAGCAAGTGAGGAATGTCTTTAACCCAAAATCAAAGCCAGCGATTTTACCCGTCTTAACTTCAACTTCTGAGCTACCCTCATCAACAACCAAAACCATAAATAACTCACCTAACGGGGTGCGTTTAATAGTTAGGGTTTTGACTGTTCCCTCAATTTCTCTGGACTTCCAAAACTGGTAAACTCGACTACCAATTTTTACCCTATTTCCACCCAAAAACTTATAACCTGCCTGCTTAAGGGTGAACGATTTGTATTTCTTGACCTTCTTAAATCCTGGTGGTCTTACTCCTTTGTTATTGTGTTTGAAAAACAATTGGTAAGCTTTCTCAATGCGTTGACAAATATCTTGTGCTGCTTGAGAACCTACTGATTGCCAAAAAGAATTACGCTTTCTTAATTTGGCGATATGAGCCTGAAGTTTTGCACAGTTTAAATGCTTGCCAAACATCCGGTAATACCTTTTATGTAGAGCAATGCAATGGTTATAAATCACTCCAGCAGCGTTGATTGTGCGCTTGAGGTGTCTATTCCTTTTGTGTTCGTACAATTTAAACTTCAGTGTTTTCATGCTAGTATTATACCATAAAACGACGGCAATATGACGGCATGAAGAAATTAACAGTTCGATGCTCTAATGAAGAGTATGAAACGCTTTTGAAATACTGCGAAGAAACAGATCGCACTCAAAATGACGTACTTAGAGAGATGATCCGGAAGTTGAAGAAAAGCCGTGCTAGAAGCACGGGGCTTTAGACCCAATTTTTTGGTAAATTCAATTCCTTTTTCTAGCAAAACAACACGGGTTCTTTGGGAGAAAGTCGAGGCTTTGGCGTAGTAAAGCTTGAGATTACTCATGAGCTGCTTTCCTTGTGTTGTAAGTAATTCAGTATTAGGGATGATAAATTCTGAGATGACTTTCAATACTTGTCGGTTAAGGGAAAAAGGGAAAAGGGGTAACAAAAAACCTTTAACCCTTACTCTTTCTCCTGCGGAGACGCTACGCGTAGCTTGCTTAAGCGCAGGGGTACACCTTTTCTCCAAACCAAATTAAGAGTTGAAAATCCTTAACCGAGCAGTATTGAGATGACTTTGGCTAGTGTCTATAAAAGCCACAAAACAAAGTCCGGTTAGTCGCTCGTCTTACCGTATAATATTTATGTCATGTTGTCAATACCAGCAAAAGCCTTGTCAGGCTCATGAAAATGACCAGGAGATAAATTTAGCTAACCTAAAAATTAGTAATTAATAAATTTAGGACTACGTATACTTTGTTTACTGAAGACTTGTATTGTCGAGAGGGTTATGCAATACTGCTAATTAATCAACGGTAAATTGGTCGATAAACAGTATTTAATCTGATGCACACACTTTAATAATCCAGCAACAAGGCATTGCTGGTGAAAAAATTATTGTGTTGAAAAAGTGTCCCTCCAATTAATCCTCTTACTATCTACAGAGTTTAGACAAATAGGCACTTATGGTCATTGTTTGTCTGTTGGAGGCTTAGTCAAATATTGAGAAATTTTCTGTACGAGGTCATCATTCTGAGCAAACGCCATCTTTACAGTATTGCTTGCAGATGTCAGACTTCAGCCTCACCAATTCAATGATGTAACTGTGGAGAAACTATCATGACAATTGCTCTTGAACGTCCCACGAAAAAGACTCGGTCAGCACAAATTCGGGAACAACTAGGTTATCCCATCATTGATACTGATGTACATACTCAAGAATTTGAGCCGGCTTTTCTGGATTATTTAGAGCAGGTAGGCGGTTCTAAAATTGTTGATAGCTTTAGAGAACATTTACCTGGTGCTGGTCGTTTTCGTTGGTTCCAACAATCTTGGGAAGAACGCCATAAATACCGGACTGCGCGCCCACCTTTCTGGGGTCGTCCCACAAAAGACACCTTAGATTTAGCAACAATTACCCTACCAAAGCTGTTACACGAACGCTTGCAAGAAGCAGGAACAGACTTTGCTGTGTTGTATCCCAACTTGGCGACCCTCGCACCGCAAATCAAGAACGACGAAATGCGGCGGGCGGTTTGTCGGGCGGCGAACCTCTATCATGCAGATATCTTCCGTCCTTATAGCGATCGCCTCACCCCTATCGCCACAATTCCTCTCAACACACCAGAGGAAGGGATTGAGGAATTGGAATATGCAATTAAAGAACTGGGGCTGAAAACAATTCAAATTCCTGGTTACGTTACTCGTGTAATTCCTGGCTTCGAGAAATATCCCGAAGAAGTGCAACGGGAAGCAACTTGGATTGATACCTTTGCTTTAGATAGTGCTTACGATTACGATCCCTTCTGGGCGAAGTGCGTTGAGTTAAAAGTCGTCCCCACCACTCATGCTTCTGGTATGGGTTGGACTTCACGGCGCTCAATTTCCAATTATCAATACAACCATATTGGACACTTTGCCTCCGCAGGCGAAGCATTCTGCAAATCCCTATTTTTTGGTGGTGTTACCCGTCGTTTCCCCACCCTAAAATTTGCCTTCCTCGAAGGTGGTTCCGCTTGGGGTGCTAGCCTCTACACAGATATTATCTGGCATTGGGAAACCCGCAACCCAGAGATTTTACAAAATAACAATCCCGCCAATATCGATAGAGAAGGATTAGCAGAACTCTTCCGTGTTTATGGTGGAGCTGAATTCCAAGGTCGTGCAGAGCAATTTGGTAGTGGTTTGGGCTTCCACGGTCAACATCTCTCACCTCCAAATCCTGGTGAATTAGATGAATTTGCCGCAGCTGGGATTACCAAAGCCGAAGATGTGCGCGATCGCTTCTTGAATCATTTCTACTTCGGGACAGAATCCGACGATACCAGGGCTGCTTACGCCTTCCATCAAAAAGCCAACCCCTTTGGCGATAGAGTTAAAGCTTTCCTCGGTTCCGATTCCGGTCACTGGGATGTGCCGGATATTACAGCCGTTACATCTAACGCTTACAGCTTTGTCGAACGCGGCATTTTCAGCGAAGAAGACCTGCGCTACTTCTTGTCTATCCATCCTCTAGAGTTGTACACCAGTCTCGACCGCGACTTCTTCAAAGGTACAGCAATAGAAAAAGAAGCAGAAGAATATTTGAATAGGGCATAGGGAATAGGGCATGGGGCATTGGGCGTAACATTGCCCATACGTGTCAACTTAACACCAAACCCGCTTTGTGCAAAGGTTTTGCCCTCACCCCCACTCCCACCAGGAGAGGGGAGCAAGAGATTCAATTCCCCTTCTCCCTCAGGGAGAAGGGGTTAGGGGATGAGGGCACGAGGTATTTGTACAACGCCCGCCCTATATAGCTTTTAGCTTAAGTTGATACCAATGAACATTGCCTCCCTCATCCCCAGTCCCCAGTCCCCAGTCCCTAGTCCCCAATCCCAGCCTCACTTGCTTGCCAACAAACAAGCTGAAAATTTTTTATAGAAAACCTATGGTTGCTACAGTTAAACCTGCATATATCAATATTTTTCGCCGCTTTACACTGCTTGTAGTGCCTGGATTGTTAACTCTGGCAACTTCATTAACTTTAGTTAGTTGTACTCAACAAAGCCAAAAAGCAGATAATCAATCTCCTGCTAGTAATGTAGCGGATGCTAATACTTCAAAAATTAAAACCAAAGTACTCCGCATGGGGTATCAACAAGCTGGCGACTTGGTAAGGGTAACTAAAGTATTAGAAAAGCGGCTAGAACCCTTGGGTGTCAAGGTGGAATGGGCACAATTTGCCCAAGGGCCGCAGCTGATGGAAGCGATGAATGTCGGCAAAATAGACTTAGGTTCTGTAGGTGAAACTCCCCCCATCTTCGCCCAAGCTGCTGGCGCTCAAATCACTTATGTTGTTGGTCGGCGACGCACAGAAAATTCTGGTAAAGGAAGTGCGATCGCAGTACCACCAGATTCTCCCATTAAGAGTATCAAAGATATTAAAGGACAAAAAGTCGTCTTCCAAAAAGCTTCTGCATCTCATTATTTTATTCTCCGAGCTTTGGAAGAAGCAGGCTTAAAATATAGTGATATTCAAGTTTTAAGTATACCGAACGTAGAAGCTGCGAGTGCATTTATTGAAGGTAAAATCCCCGTTTGGGTAACTGGTGATCCTCATCTAGCACGCGCTGAAAAATTAGGGAAAGCGCGGGTAATTAAAACTAGCGAAGGACTAGATTCACCTGGTGGATATTATATTGGCTCCAAGCAGTTTGCAATTGATAATCCAGAACTGCTGAGAGTTGTAATTGAGGAGATTGATAAAATTGAGCGCTGGGCTGAGGCACATCCCAAAGATACAGCCAAGTTGATTTTACCATTTCAAAAACTACCTCCAGATGTGATGGACTTGGTCATTAGCCGTCGTAGTTTTGGATTAAGAGCTATTTCGCCAGATTTAATTAGCGAACAACAAAGAGTTGCAGATTACTTTCATAAAAATGGCTTGATTCCTAAAGCAATCAATATCAAAGAAGCGACGCTTACAGATGAACAGTATGCTGCAATTACTCCACCAACAATCAGTCAGAAATAGTGTGGGGATTGGGGATTGGGGATTGGGGATTGGGGACTGGGGACTGGGGACTGGGGACTGGGAAAATTTGAATACAGACGCGATTAATCGCGTCTCTACAACTTTTGACTCAAAATATTTACTTTAAATCTCAAGGAGTTCTATATCTATGGCGCTGACAGCATCAACAATGCTACCTGTAGGTACTTTAGCACCAGATTTTTATTTACCAGATGTGGTTACAGGCGAAACAATTTCACTCTCTACCTTTGCTGATAAAAAAGCGTTGCTGGCGATATTTCTCAGCCGTCATTGCCCTTTTGTGCAGCATATTAAATGGGAATTAGCAAAATTAGGTCAAGATTATCGCGATCGCAATTTGGGAATTGTGGCGATTAGCGCTAATGATGTCACTACTCACCCTGATGATGCACCGGAATTACTCAAAGCGTTTGCCCAAGAATTGGATTTATCCTATCCTCTGCTTTACGACGAATCACAGCAATCTGCGAAAAATTTCTTTGCTGCTTGCACTCCTGACTTTTTCCTTTTTGATAGCGAACGCAAGTTGGCTTATCGCGGACAATTAGATGATAGCCGTCCCAAAAACGATAAACCTGTAACTGGTGCTGATTTACGCAGGGCTATTGAAGATGTGTTGCGCGTAGACGCGAAGCGGCTTGTCCCCGGACATAGCATAATTATTTGGGAACAAAAGCCAAGTATCGGTTGCAATATTAAATGGAAGCTAGGTAACGAACCTGCCTATTATAAAGTACCAGCAGTTGCAGTATAAAGTTTATCTGTGATATCAATTAATCTCTCTAGGAATTAGGTTTGAAGAGGTGCGGAAGCGCACCTTTTTTTATTACTACATTGTTCTACTTATAGCAATTTAATAAATAACTGTTCTAGATGGACTGCAAGTGATAACTAATTTTTAATTACCCATAAGGGTGGATTGCAGCTTGAGTAATCGCTCTCCTGCTTCTGATAAGGTTTTTTGTTGTTTACTAAAACAAAATCTAATAAAATTTTTACCTAATTCTGAATGCGAGAAAAAGCTAGAACCAGGAACTACTGCTACACCGATTTCTTTAATTAAATATGTGGCAAATTCCACATCATTTGGATAACCAAACTTGGAAATATCTGCAAATACATAGTAAGCTCCTTGAGGCACAAAATAAGGAATTCCTACCTTATCTAAAATTTGCAGGATTTCATGGCGTTTTTGTTGATATAAATTGGCTAATTCCTGATAGTAACTCACAGGAAGTTGCATTGCTGCTACACCAGCCCTTTGCAAAGGTGCGGGTGCGCCGACGGTAAGAAAATCATGCACTTTGCGAATTGCACCTGTTAATTCTGGATTAGCTAAAATATAGCCAACTCGCCAACCAGTCACACTATAGGTTTTAGAAAGTCCATTAATAGTAACTGTTCGTTCTGCCATTCCTGGCAAAGTTGCCATTGCAATATGCTGTGTACCGTCATAAAGAATATGTTCGTAAATTTCATCTGTGAATACCAACACATCCCACTGCTGACAAAGTTCTGCAATTAAAGTTAGTTCTTCACGAGTAAATACTTTTCCTGTAGGGTTGTGCGGCGTATTAATAATAATGGCTTTTGTGCGTTCATTAAATGCCTGACGAAGTTCTGTTTCGTCAAATGTCCACTCAGGGGGATGCAAGGATACATAACGAGGAGTTGCACTAGCTAAAATTGCATCGGGGCCATAGTTTTCATAATAAGGTTCAAAGACAATGACTTCATCACCTGGGTTCAAGGTTGCTAACATCACCGCAGCCATTGCTTCTGTAGAACCGCAAGTAACTGTGATTTGTCGTTCTGGATCGATATTTAAATCTAAATACCATTTAACTTTATCTGCGATCGCATGACGAAAAGCTTTATCCCCCCAAGTAATCGCATATTGGTTAATGTCTTCTTCAATCGCCTCAATTGCTGCTCGTTTTAACTCTGGTGGACAAGGAAAATCAGGAAATCCTTGCGCCAAATTCACCGCACCATATTGTAATGCAACTCTCGTCATTTCGCGAATGACTGACTCTGTGAACTGGTTTGCCTTATCTGAAATTCTTTGCTTTCCTACCTGAGTCACGTCTATTCCTCTAGATAATTGAGTAAAGTACTTTAAACCGATGTGCTTATAGGATATTTTACCAAATAACTAGGATGCGTTAATAACGCATCCTACTTGATGAACAATTCAAAAGTTAATAAATTCTATTTATCGTTTAGAAAAAAAATAGTATTTGCTTCCCTTGGTTAGTAAATCATAAGATTAAATCCATAGATAGCCGAGCTAGCTGACTGCGCTAACAAAACATCTAGATGTGATTGCAATCGCCATCAATAAATTCAAGATTTGATTTCACAATCTACGGAACTATTTTGAATTCTTCTCTCAGCAGAGCAGAAATAGTCGCACATCATTCAACTATTGCAGGTAAAGATTTATGAATTGGCTGATTGGGACATCACTTATCGGTATATCTGCGGCTATTGCCACTACATTTGATGACAATATATATTTAACGGCTTTTTTTGGCAAAGTTAATCATACCTTCCGTCCTAAGCATATTATTCTGGGTGAATTTGTTGGCTTTACAGTATTAGTTATTGCCAGTCTTCCAGGATTCTTTGGTGGTTTAGTTCTGCCAGAAGCTTGGGTAGGATTGCTCGGTATTCTCCCGATTACTATTGGTATTAGTAATCTCATGAGCCGTGAAGATGACGGAGAAACTGTACAAGATGTCTCATTAGACTTTCGTCATGCAGTCAAATCTCGAAGGCAGAAAAAATCATTACTAGCAACTCTACGTGACCCTCAAACCTACCGTGTATCTGCTGTGACGATTGCCAATGGTGGAAACAATATTGGTATCTATGTACCTTTATTTGCTAGCACTAATCTTCCCAGTTTAGGAGTGATTTTGTGTGTGTGTTATATAACAGTTGGTCTGTGGTGTTTGCTGTCTTATAACTTGACTCGTAATCCTTGGATGGCTCCTATTCTTAACCACTATGGTCGGAAAATCTTTCCTTTTATCTTGATTTGGCTAGGTATCTCTATTATGTCGAAGAGTGGGACGTTTCAATTAATACCTAGTTTTGCAACGCTTTTTCACTAAA contains the following coding sequences:
- a CDS encoding RNA-guided endonuclease InsQ/TnpB family protein encodes the protein MKTLKFKLYEHKRNRHLKRTINAAGVIYNHCIALHKRYYRMFGKHLNCAKLQAHIAKLRKRNSFWQSVGSQAAQDICQRIEKAYQLFFKHNNKGVRPPGFKKVKKYKSFTLKQAGYKFLGGNRVKIGSRVYQFWKSREIEGTVKTLTIKRTPLGELFMVLVVDEGSSEVEVKTGKIAGFDFGLKTFLTCSDGTKIESPQFFKQSLSAIKKASSRHSKKLKGSSNRERARKNLVRKHEDISNRRRDWFWKLAHELTDRFDILCFETLNLKGMQRLWGRQISDLAFGEFLQILEWVAKKKNKLVVFIDQWYPSSKTCSNCKHILESLDLSVREWRCPSCQSVNGRDENASRNICAVGASTVGLGDVRLATPAIAV
- a CDS encoding ribbon-helix-helix protein, CopG family, translating into MKKLTVRCSNEEYETLLKYCEETDRTQNDVLREMIRKLKKSRARSTGL
- a CDS encoding amidohydrolase family protein, whose translation is MTIALERPTKKTRSAQIREQLGYPIIDTDVHTQEFEPAFLDYLEQVGGSKIVDSFREHLPGAGRFRWFQQSWEERHKYRTARPPFWGRPTKDTLDLATITLPKLLHERLQEAGTDFAVLYPNLATLAPQIKNDEMRRAVCRAANLYHADIFRPYSDRLTPIATIPLNTPEEGIEELEYAIKELGLKTIQIPGYVTRVIPGFEKYPEEVQREATWIDTFALDSAYDYDPFWAKCVELKVVPTTHASGMGWTSRRSISNYQYNHIGHFASAGEAFCKSLFFGGVTRRFPTLKFAFLEGGSAWGASLYTDIIWHWETRNPEILQNNNPANIDREGLAELFRVYGGAEFQGRAEQFGSGLGFHGQHLSPPNPGELDEFAAAGITKAEDVRDRFLNHFYFGTESDDTRAAYAFHQKANPFGDRVKAFLGSDSGHWDVPDITAVTSNAYSFVERGIFSEEDLRYFLSIHPLELYTSLDRDFFKGTAIEKEAEEYLNRA
- a CDS encoding aliphatic sulfonate ABC transporter substrate-binding protein, giving the protein MVATVKPAYINIFRRFTLLVVPGLLTLATSLTLVSCTQQSQKADNQSPASNVADANTSKIKTKVLRMGYQQAGDLVRVTKVLEKRLEPLGVKVEWAQFAQGPQLMEAMNVGKIDLGSVGETPPIFAQAAGAQITYVVGRRRTENSGKGSAIAVPPDSPIKSIKDIKGQKVVFQKASASHYFILRALEEAGLKYSDIQVLSIPNVEAASAFIEGKIPVWVTGDPHLARAEKLGKARVIKTSEGLDSPGGYYIGSKQFAIDNPELLRVVIEEIDKIERWAEAHPKDTAKLILPFQKLPPDVMDLVISRRSFGLRAISPDLISEQQRVADYFHKNGLIPKAINIKEATLTDEQYAAITPPTISQK
- a CDS encoding thioredoxin family protein, with the translated sequence MALTASTMLPVGTLAPDFYLPDVVTGETISLSTFADKKALLAIFLSRHCPFVQHIKWELAKLGQDYRDRNLGIVAISANDVTTHPDDAPELLKAFAQELDLSYPLLYDESQQSAKNFFAACTPDFFLFDSERKLAYRGQLDDSRPKNDKPVTGADLRRAIEDVLRVDAKRLVPGHSIIIWEQKPSIGCNIKWKLGNEPAYYKVPAVAV
- a CDS encoding pyridoxal phosphate-dependent aminotransferase; its protein translation is MTQVGKQRISDKANQFTESVIREMTRVALQYGAVNLAQGFPDFPCPPELKRAAIEAIEEDINQYAITWGDKAFRHAIADKVKWYLDLNIDPERQITVTCGSTEAMAAVMLATLNPGDEVIVFEPYYENYGPDAILASATPRYVSLHPPEWTFDETELRQAFNERTKAIIINTPHNPTGKVFTREELTLIAELCQQWDVLVFTDEIYEHILYDGTQHIAMATLPGMAERTVTINGLSKTYSVTGWRVGYILANPELTGAIRKVHDFLTVGAPAPLQRAGVAAMQLPVSYYQELANLYQQKRHEILQILDKVGIPYFVPQGAYYVFADISKFGYPNDVEFATYLIKEIGVAVVPGSSFFSHSELGKNFIRFCFSKQQKTLSEAGERLLKLQSTLMGN
- a CDS encoding cadmium resistance transporter, translating into MNWLIGTSLIGISAAIATTFDDNIYLTAFFGKVNHTFRPKHIILGEFVGFTVLVIASLPGFFGGLVLPEAWVGLLGILPITIGISNLMSREDDGETVQDVSLDFRHAVKSRRQKKSLLATLRDPQTYRVSAVTIANGGNNIGIYVPLFASTNLPSLGVILCVCYITVGLWCLLSYNLTRNPWMAPILNHYGRKIFPFILIWLGISIMSKSGTFQLIPSFATLFH